A window from Salvia miltiorrhiza cultivar Shanhuang (shh) chromosome 2, IMPLAD_Smil_shh, whole genome shotgun sequence encodes these proteins:
- the LOC131012595 gene encoding anthocyanidin 3-O-glucoside 6''-O-acyltransferase-like — MTTTVLESCGVAPPPGAVADQSLPLTFFDITWLHFQPMLQLLFYEFPCSKPHFLETIVPKLKQSLSLSLKHFFPLSGHVVYPSSPEEMPIFRYLSGDSVTVTVAESSDDLDDLVGDLPQSADKLYSFIPRLPPVVEESDRKLLKVLAVQATLFPGRGVCIGITTHHCANDAQSFQGFLTSWSAISRGDGDEEFVSKHGECLPVFDRSLINYPLKLDSIYWKNAQRIPLQSRYPSLPTNRVRSTYTFTQSEIKKLKNSIQERIPNSAHLSSFVAIAAYIWTTMAKSLRSEADNNSEDDGDAFFFIPIDLRPRLDPAVPGSYFGNCLSFALPRIGRRELAGEEGLFLAAAAAAAAITERTGDKKILESAEKWSGEINKALQESFLSVAGSTRLDLYGADFGWGRARKQEILTIDEQKYAMTLCKSRDFVGGFEVCLSLPKDKMEAFHAYFAKGIN, encoded by the coding sequence ATGACCACCACCGTGCTCGAAAGCTGTGGGGTTGCGCCGCCGCCGGGCGCGGTGGCGGATCAATCGCTGCCGCTCACGTTCTTCGATATCACCTGGCTGCATTTCCAACCCATGCTCCAGCTCCTCTTCTACGAATTTCCCTGCTCCAAGCCACATTTCCTAGAAACAATCGTTCCAAAACTCAAACAATCTCTCTCGCTATCTCTCAAGCACTTCTTCCCCCTCTCCGGCCACGTCGTCTACCCTTCGTCGCCGGAGGAGATGCCGATTTTCCGGTACCTCTCCGGCGACTCCGTTACTGTAACCGTCGCCGAATCCAGCGACGATTTAGACGATCTCGTCGGAGACCTTCCGCAATCGGCTGATAAGCTTTACAGTTTCATCCCTCGATTGCCGCCGGTCGTCGAGGAATCCGATCGGAAACTGCTCAAGGTCCTCGCCGTGCAGGCGACTCTCTTCCCCGGGCGCGGCGTCTGCATCGGGATCACGACGCATCACTGCGCCAACGACGCGCAGTCGTTCCAAGGGTTTTTGACGAGCTGGTCGGCGATCAGTAGAGGAGATGGCGATGAGGAATTCGTGAGCAAACATGGCGAGTGCCTGCCGGTTTTCGATCGATCCTTGATTAATTACCCTCTGAAATTGGACTCGATTTACTGGAAAAATGCTCAGAGAATCCCCTTGCAGTCGCGCTACCCTTCCCTGCCGACGAACCGCGTTCGATCGACCTACACTTTCACCCAatcggagattaagaaactgaAGAATTCGATTCAGGAAAGGATTCCAAATTCAGCTCACCTCTCATCTTTCGTCGCGATCGCAGCTTATATCTGGACTACCATGGCGAAATCACTCAGATCTGAAGCAGACAACAACAGCGAAGACGACGGCGACGCGTTTTTCTTTATTCCTATCGATTTACGGCCGCGTTTGGATCCGGCGGTTCCGGGGAGCTACTTCGGCAACTGCCTGTCCTTCGCGCTGCCGAGGATCGGGCGGCGGGAGCTGGCCGGAGAGGAGGGGCTGTTTctggcagcggcggcggcggcggcggcgataaCGGAGAGGACGGGCGACAAGAAGATTCTAGAGAGTGCGGAGAAATGGTCGGGCGAGATCAACAAGGCGTTGCAGGAGTCGTTCTTATCGGTAGCCGGGTCGACCCGGCTGGATCTATACGGGGCGGATTTCGGGTGGGGCAGGGCGAGGAAGCAGGAGATATTGACGATTGATGAGCAGAAATATGCGATGACGCTTTGCAAATCAAGGGATTTTGTGGGAGGATTCGAGGTTTGCTTGTCTTTGCCCAAGGACAAAATGGAGGCTTTTCATGCTTATTTTGCCAAGGGAATTAATTAA